TGGACGAACTCAATACGCGTCCACGTACCACATATATGGCAAAACTGAGAAACCCAAACCCTGAGCTTGAGGCGATTCCGACCAATGGCAGTAGCAAGAAACCTCGCGAGCATTGATCCCCAGCCACCCATTCTGGGTCCGGGGCATGACTACGGCACGCTAACCGACAAGGTTAGTGAAATTGTCGACGTCAAGCCGCATCCAAGAGTATGGTTCTTCTTTGCGGCGCTTGGCGCGCTGTTGCTGCTGGTATTCCTCAACTCCGTCGGATACCTGCTCGCAAAGGGTACCGGTATCTGGGGCATTAACGTACCCGTCGCGTGGGGCTGGGCCATCATCAACTTCGTCTGGTGGATCGGTATCGGTCACGCCGGTACCCTCATTTCCGCCATTCTCCTGTTGTTGAACCAGAATTGGCGCACCTCAATCAACCGATTCGCCGAAGCCATGACGTTGTTCGCCGTCGCGTGCGCGGGCATGTTCCCCCTGCTCCACATGGGACGTCCGTGGCTCTTCTACTTCATCCTTCCGTACCCGAACACCATGGCTCTCTGGCCCCAGTTCCGCAGCCCACTCGTCTGGGACGTGTTCGCAATCTCGACGTACGCAACCGTGTCTCTGCTCTTCTGGTACACGGGGCTGGTACCCGACCTTGCCACCATGCGCGACCGCGCCAAGAATCGAATCGCAAAAGTCATCTTCGGCCTCTTCTCGCTGGGTTGGCGCGGTTCGGCCGTACACTGGCACCGCTACGAAACCGCCTACCTTTTGTTGGCAGGCATCTCGACGCCACTCGTTGTGTCCGTGCATAGCGTGGTCAGCTTCGACTTCTCGGTGGGTATCATCCCCGGCTGGCACACGACTATCTTTCCGCCTTACTTCGTGGCTGGCGCCGTGTACGCAGGGTTCGCTATGGTGCTTACCCTCGCGATACCGCTACGCAAGTGGTACCACCTCGAAGACCTCATCACGATGAAGCACATCGACAACATGGCCAAGGTCATGCTCGTAACCGGCTTGGTGGTGTTTTACGGCTACTTGACGGAAGTCTTCTTCGCTTGGTACAGCGCCAATACCTTCGAGAAATACATGATGTTCGAAAACCGGATGACCGGCTACTATGCTCCCGCATACTGGGCGCTTATCTTCTGCAACGGACTCATGCCTCAGTTCCTGTGGTTCAAGCGTGTTCGCTTCAACCTCCCATTCCTGTTCTTTATCTGCATGGTTGTCAGCGTGGGCATGTGGCTCGAGCGCTACGTGATCGTCGTCACAAGCCTTTCCCAGGATTTCTTGCCCTCGTCATGGGGAATCTATCACGGAACGATTTGGGATATCGCCACCTTCGTCGGGACGATTGGTCTCTTCACGTTCCTCTTCTTCATGTTTGTTCGCTACGTACCCATGATCGCCATGTTTGAACTCAAAATGCTCTTGTACGACCAGAAGCACAAAGCGAAGGCTCACGCGAAGTAGGCTGAGGACGATTCGATGCACTCAGAACACGAACATAACGATGAAGGACCTAAGGTCTTTGGCATCATGGCCGAGTTCGACGACCCTGACGTCGTCGTCAAGGCGGCCCAGCGTGCCTATGACCAAGGTTACCGGAAATTGGATGCCTACAGCCCCTTCCCAGTTCACGGACTGGCCGAGGCCGTTGGCTATCGCAAGAATATCGTTGCTCCCCTTGTCTTATGCGGCGGCCTGACCGGCGCAATGACCGGCTTTGTCATGCAGTACATCGCCTGCACCTGGCACTACCCGTATCTGATTGGGGGCCGCCCGTTCTTGAGCTGGCCCATGTTCGTTCCTATCACGTTCGAAATGGGCATCCTGTTCGCCGCATTCAGCGCCGTTATCGGCATGTTCGCAATGAACGGACTTCCAATGCCCTATCACCCCGTCTTCAACGCAAAGGGGTTCGAGGGCGCTACACGCGACAAGTTCTATCTCTGTATCGAGGCGCGCGACGACAAGTACGACGAAACGGAGACTACTTCGTTTCTGAAAAGCCTCGGAGCGCAAAACGTTTCGGTGGTTGAGCAGTAATGAAAACACGTGAGGAGAATATGCGCCTGCGACGCGCTGCAACACGGTTCCGACGCATCGGCTCGGCAGTAATGGCTGTTGCCTCCATCGCCCTCGTGTCCGGTTGCCACCAAGGCATGTGGAACAACTCGCGTATCAAGCCATTGGAACGCGGGACTTTCTTCGCCAGCGGCGCCACGGCACAACCCTCTGTCGCGGGAACCATTCCCTTTGGCGAAGCCAATGCCAGCGACTACGACATCCTTCTTACAACCGGCAAAATCAACGGGGTGGATTCCCCCGTGTTTCCTTTCGAAATCACGAAAGACGTGCTCAAGCGCGGACAGGAACGCTACAACATCTACTGCGCTCCGTGCCACAGTCAGACTGGCGACGGACGCGGCATGATTGTACAGCGCGAAATGAAGCTCGCCGGCAACTACCACCAAGATCGTCTGCGGCAGGCCCCCCCGGGTTATTTCTTTGATGTCATCACCAACGGATTTGGCGTCATGTACAGCTATGCCTCTCGCATCACGCCAAAAGATAGATGGGCTATCGTCGCCTATATTCGGGCGCTTCAGTTGAGTCAAAACGCCTCTCTGGCCGACGTCCCCAAGGACGAACTGGAGAAGCTGCTGAAGCCGCAGCCGGAAGCGGGCGCGAACGATTCGCAT
The window above is part of the Candidatus Hydrogenedentota bacterium genome. Proteins encoded here:
- the nrfD gene encoding polysulfide reductase NrfD yields the protein MAVARNLASIDPQPPILGPGHDYGTLTDKVSEIVDVKPHPRVWFFFAALGALLLLVFLNSVGYLLAKGTGIWGINVPVAWGWAIINFVWWIGIGHAGTLISAILLLLNQNWRTSINRFAEAMTLFAVACAGMFPLLHMGRPWLFYFILPYPNTMALWPQFRSPLVWDVFAISTYATVSLLFWYTGLVPDLATMRDRAKNRIAKVIFGLFSLGWRGSAVHWHRYETAYLLLAGISTPLVVSVHSVVSFDFSVGIIPGWHTTIFPPYFVAGAVYAGFAMVLTLAIPLRKWYHLEDLITMKHIDNMAKVMLVTGLVVFYGYLTEVFFAWYSANTFEKYMMFENRMTGYYAPAYWALIFCNGLMPQFLWFKRVRFNLPFLFFICMVVSVGMWLERYVIVVTSLSQDFLPSSWGIYHGTIWDIATFVGTIGLFTFLFFMFVRYVPMIAMFELKMLLYDQKHKAKAHAK
- a CDS encoding DUF3341 domain-containing protein, whose product is MHSEHEHNDEGPKVFGIMAEFDDPDVVVKAAQRAYDQGYRKLDAYSPFPVHGLAEAVGYRKNIVAPLVLCGGLTGAMTGFVMQYIACTWHYPYLIGGRPFLSWPMFVPITFEMGILFAAFSAVIGMFAMNGLPMPYHPVFNAKGFEGATRDKFYLCIEARDDKYDETETTSFLKSLGAQNVSVVEQ
- a CDS encoding cytochrome c; this encodes MRLRRAATRFRRIGSAVMAVASIALVSGCHQGMWNNSRIKPLERGTFFASGATAQPSVAGTIPFGEANASDYDILLTTGKINGVDSPVFPFEITKDVLKRGQERYNIYCAPCHSQTGDGRGMIVQREMKLAGNYHQDRLRQAPPGYFFDVITNGFGVMYSYASRITPKDRWAIVAYIRALQLSQNASLADVPKDELEKLLKPQPEAGANDSHGTAQGGHQQ